The DNA segment AAACTGTTGCGTCACTTCATCGGGAATAGCCACAGCACCACCGTAGCGCCGTAACAACAGTCCGGTTTTTTCAAGTTCAGCCAAGTCTTTACGAATAGTCACTTCTGAGGTTTCGAAACGTAATGACAACTCATCGACACTCACTTCACCCTGTTCATTCAGAATGCTGATAATACTGTGACGTCGTTGTTGTGTGTTTCGTTTATTCATAAAACCTTTCAGTTAGCTTTCGATTCGAAAGCTACATTATAGAGAAACGAAACATTTTTGCTAGTATTCGAAAGGTGTTTTTAGCGTAAGAGTGATGTAATAGGTGAGCATTTAAAATTAACCTAATGAAAAGCAATAAAAAAGCAGTTCACCTATCGATGAACTGCTTTGAGCGAGCTAAAACTTAAGCATAGAAAGTGAAGTTAGAACTTAGCTTCAAGTGCCACACTGAAGTTACGATCTTGGCCTAGGGTCACCATATTGTATTGGCCGCCATCGATATAATCGGTATCAAACAGGTTTCTCACGTTCGCGCGGATGCTTACATCTTTACCCATAATATCCATAGTGTAGGCAGCACCGATATCGAAACGGACATAACCGTCTTTACTGATAGTGTTATTCACATCGGCAAAACGCTCACCTACGTAGATAGCACCGAAGTTCATTGCAAAGTTATCGGTCACTTCATAACGAGTCCAGATATTGGCCGACCATTCAGGGGCATCGATAGGCGTTTTACCTTCGCGCTCATCACCCGTTTGATACTCAGCATCGAGGTACATCATAGATGAAGTAACAAACCAGCTATCGCCTAGCTTACCTTGGGCACCGACTTCAAAGCCGCGGTGTTTTTGCTCACCACCTTGGGTGGTGATTGAAGTGTATTTTCCATCTTCACTTCGTGGGTCACTTGCTGTCAGCACCTCATTGATAGAGATATTCTCAAGCGTGACATCAAATACCGCAGCCGTTAATAACAAGCTATCGTCAAACAGTTCCCACTTAGTCCCCACTTCATATTGAATGCCATATTCAGGTTTGAGGTTAGTGTCATGATTAACATTTAGAGGGTCGGTAATACCACCTTGCGGTGTAAAGCTCTTAGAGTAGTTAACGTATATGCTGCCATTGGTCATTGGTGAATAGATCACCCCAAATTTAGGCGATACGGCATAGCTATTTTCACCAAATCCATCTTTTTTCTGCTCGTCATAACGTACCCCAGCGAGCAATTTCCATTGTTCGTTGATGGTCATTAAATCTTGCAGATAGAAACCGTAGTATTTGTATTCATTTGGAGTGCCTTTCTTACCTGTATGGTAATCAAGATCCGGTTGAATCACTGGCTGACCAGGAATAACGGTTTGCGCTGCGCCACGGGCAATTTGTTGCTGGTAGAAGTAATCGAGATAGTTAGCGCCAATCAGCAACTGATGCTCCATACCCGCTAATGCAAACTCGCCTGTAAAATCGACATAGGCGGTTTTATGCTGCCAATCATCGTAACGATCGAATGGTCTAATGCTGTATCCCGAGGTGAATGGGTCTTCATTATATTGCGGCGCAGAATCGAAACGCTGGCGATTAAACTGTTGATCGTTATAACCCAGTTTAACTTTCCAATCGTCACTCATATGCCAAGTTAAATCGGCACCTAAATTTGAAACCGTGTTATCGGTAAAGGCCCAAGGCGCATCCCAGATGGTTTTACGTTGACCAACAACATTGCCTTGTTTATCTAACCAACCGCCAGCATCGATACCGGTTTTATCTTGGGTATGGTCGTATTTCAACGACAATAACAGATCATCACTGATATCGAATTCTAGGTTCAAATAACCTAACCAACGATCACGCTCTTGGTTTTCATCGGTCGTTGAATATTCACGCCAGTATTTAGTGTCTTGTTTGACTAACACACCGCGGTAACGAATGCTTTGAGCCTCGTTTAAGCTGCCACCAGCGTCTAACTGTGCGCGGGTAGAGCCGTAACCGTCGGTATCAAACCCTAAGTTGAGCATAGAATCATAGGTGGGCTTCTTGGTGACCATATTCACCAAACCGCCGGGGCCAGATTGGCCATACAACATACTCGAAGGACCTTTCAGCACTTCGACTTGCTGCAGGGTTTCAATAGGTTGGACGTAATGGGACCATTGCTGGTGGCCGTTGATCAGATAACCGTTGCCTGAATCTAATTCAAAACCACGAATACTGAAGACTTGGCGGTTCCAACGGGTAGTTCCCGCTGTCACACTTGAATCGTTTACTAAGACTTCCGCAAGGTTAGTCGCTAATTGCTCATCGGTAACAAAGTCGGGGATAACATTCACAGATTGTGGTGTATCCATTAAATCGATATCACCACGCATAGCACCAGATGCACTGCCGACTTTATAGTCGTTAAACGTACGGCCAGTTACATTAATGCGCTCAATATTTTCATCATTTGGCGCTTCGGCCATAACAGGCATCGCCATTAATGCAGACCCTACGGCCAAACCAACCACTGAATATTTAAATACCATTGCCAACACCTCAAGTAGACCTTTCGTCTTAGAATCGCAGGCAATATAAATAAGAATTGTTTTTATTTAATCATCTTTACACGAATTTACAATTCAGCGTGACTTAGATCAACTTTCAATAAAAACAACAAATTAGCCATAACACCACAGTCTTAATTCAACATTAATTTAGCTAATTTTTGTTTAGTGAGGATTTTTAGCTTTGACAAAAAACATAAAGCGGCAATAAGCCGCTTTATATTGACTGAGTACAGTGCCGTTATTTCTTAATCTTTACCGGACGTTGCCAGCCAGTCAGATGTTTTTGCTTAACACGGGTGATCACCAGCTCATCCTCCCCCACATCACGGGTAATTGTTGACCCTGCACCGAGCGTCGCGCCTTTACCAATGGTCACTGGCGCCACCAGCTGAGTATCACTTCCCACAAACACATTGTCTTCGATTACGGTTAAGTGTTTATTGGCACCATCGTAATTACAGGTAATAGTACCCGCACCAATATTCACGCCCGCACCAATTTGCGCATCGCCTAAATAGGCTAAATGGCCCGCCTTAGAACCCACACCTAAAACGGCTTTTTTCATCTCAACAAAGTTGCCGATATGGGCATCTTGCATTAGCTCAGCACCTGTGCGTAAACGGGCAAAAGGCCCCGCACTGGCCGCAACGCCCAGCTTAGCGCCTTCGATAATAGAGTAAGGTTTGATCTCGGCATTATCGGCAATTTCACAATCGATAAGAATTGCGCCAGCGCCGATGCTAACGTTATTGCCAATCACCACTTTGCCTTCGAAAATCACGTTCACATCGACCATCACATCCATACCGACCGTCACTTCACCACGGATATCGATACGGCTTGGGTCACGTAGGTTTGCGCCAGCAATCATCAGCTTTTCGGCTTCGCGGGCCTGATAGGCGCGCTCAAGTTGTGCAAGCTGCACGCGGTTATTAGCACCTTCCACTTCAATAGCAGACTGTGGCTGAGCGGTATTAATCTCAACCCCGTCGGCGTGGGCCATGGCGATAATATCGGTCAGGTAGTATTCCCCCTGAGCATTGTTATTCGATAAGCGACCAAGCCAGGTTTTTAACGCCTTGCCCGGCACCGCCATAATGCCAGTGTTGATTTCATTGATGGCTAACTGCTCAGCATTGGCATCCTTTTGCTCGACGATGCCGACAACCTTGCCGTGCTCACGCACGATGCGGCCATAGCCAGTTGGATTGGTTAGATTGACGGTTAAAATTGCCACGCCATTATCGGGACGCGCAGCAAGCAAAGCTTCAAGCGTAGAGGCTTGGATCAAGGGAACATCACCGTAAAGGATCAGCACAGTGTCATTATCATCAATATTGGGAATCGCCTGAGCGACCGCATGGCCAGTGCCTAACTGCTCGGCTTGCAACATCCAATTGAGTTGCTGCTCACCCAAAGCCGATTTTAGTTTGTCGGCGCCATAGCCGTACACCAATTGAATGGCATTGCTGCCGATACTGTGGGCGGTATCGATAACATGCTGCACCATGCTCTTGTGGGCGATAGGATGTAATACCTTGGGAAGATCCGAGCGCATGCGAGTTCCTTTTCCTGCCGCTAAGATCACTACATTTAATGCCATTGCCATATCCTTGATTAACATCCCAAAGGGATAAACTGAGCTCGATTTAATGGCGCAATTTTAACGGAAAGGCATAGCAAAGCGAAAGGCTGATATCAAAACGCAGCGAAAAACCAACAAAAAAGGCGGGTATCTTTCGATAACCGCCTTTTATCACAAACAATAACCTTTATCTGGCAATGTTTTTCTTGATGGTTTCAACAACACGTAATTGAGCCATTGCTTTCGCTAACTCAACCATAGCGGCGTCATAATTGAAGTCCGCACCCGCAGTCGCCATATGGGCTTCTGCACGACGCTTGGCTTCTAATGCTGCCTGCTCATCAATATCTTTGGCACGCATAACCACATCAGCCAACACAGAAACAGAAGAAGGTTGTACTTCCAGTAAACCACCAGAAAGATAAAACACTTCTTCGCTGCCGTCTTGTTTGACGATGCGCGCCATGCCAGGTTTGATATAGCTTAACAGTGGAGCGTGGCCATGCATGATGCCCAACTCACCTTCAGAACCGGTCACTTGTAGGCTAGCTACGCGACCTGAGAAGATGCTGCTCTCTGCGCTTACTATATCAAGCTGTACTGTCATGGCTGCCATCCCGTTCTCCTTAAAAAACTAAGTATGACTACTTAGTTATTTCTTTTTGTTAGCTTTCTCGACAGCTTCGTCGATAGAACCAACCATGTAGAACGCTTGTTCTGGAATGTGGTCGAACTCGCCACTCAGAATTCCCTTGAAGCCACGGATAGTGTCTTTCAGAGATACGTACTTACCAGGAGAACCAGTAAAGACTTCTGCTACGTGGAAAGGCTGAGACAAGAAACGCTCAATCTTACGTGCACGGGAAACGGTCATCTTATCTTCGTCTGACAGTTCGTCCATACCGAGAATCGCAATGATGTCTTTCAGCTCTTTGTAGCGTTGCAGAACAGTTTGTACACCGTTAGCTACGTCATAGTGCTCTTGACCAACCACTAATGGATCTAATTGACGAGAAGTCGAATCCAGTGGGTCAACCGCTGGGTAGATACCCAGAGAAGCGATTTGACGTGACAATACAACAGTCGCATCTAAGTGAGCGAAGGTTGTTGCTGGTGACGGGTCAGTCAAGTCGTCCGCAGGAACGTATACCGCTTGAACAGAGGTAATAGAACCAGTCTTAGTTGAAGTAATACGCTCTTGCAGAACGCCCATTTCTTCAGCCAGAGTGGGTTGGTAACCTACTGCAGAAGGCATACGACCTAACAGTGCTGATACTTCAGTACCGGCTAGGGTGTAACGGTAGATGTTGTCAACGAACAACAGAACGTCACGACCTTCGTCACGGAATTTCTCAGCCATAGTCAGACCGGTCAGTGCTACACGCAGACGGTTTCCTGGTGGCTCGTTCATTTGACCATAAACCATGGCTACTTTGTCGAGAACGCCAGAATCCTTCATCTCGTAGTAGAAGTCGTTACCCTCACGAGTACGCTCACCTACACCGGCGAATACAGAAAGACCTGAGTGAGCTTTAGCGATGTTGTTAATCAGTTCCATCATATTAACTGTCTTACCAACACCCGCACCACCGAACAGACCTACTTTACCACCCTTAGCGAATGGACATACAAGGTCGATAACCTTGATACCAGTCTCTAACAGTTCAGTCGTGTTTGATTGCTCTTCGTATGAAGGAGCGCTGCGGTGAATCACATAACGTTCTTCTTCGCCAATTGCGCCAGCTTCATCAATAGGGTCGCCTAATACGTTCATGATACGGCCAAGAGTGGCAGTACCAACAGGAACAGAAATAGGTGAACCTGAGTTTACTACCTCAAGACCACGACGCAGACCATCAGAAGTACCCATAGCGATGGTACGAACTACACCACCACCTAGTTGTTGCTGAACTTCCAGCACCAAACCATTACAGGAGCCTTCACCTGTGATCGTCAGAGCGTCATATACCTGAGGTACGGCATCTTGTGGAAACTCTACGTCCACAACCGCGCCAATCACTTGGACAACAGTACCTGTGCTCATGATTAATCCTCTAAAACTTGTATTCGTTACCTAACCTAAACCGCAGAGGCACCAGAAACAATTTCCGACAGTTCCTGCGTAATCGCAGCCTGACGAGCCTTGTTATAGACCAATTGCAAATCGTCAATCAGTGTACCCGCGTTGTCTGTTGCCGCCTTCATCGCCACCATACGGGCAGCCTGTTCAGAAGCAATGTTTTCAACAACACCTTGGTAAACCTGAGATTCTACATAACGAACCAATAAGGTATCCAAAAGGGCTTTTGGATCTGGCTCGTAGATGTAGTCCCAACGATGAGCAACCTCATCATCTTCCGATTTAGGCAAAGGTAGCAGCTGCTCGATCACAGGAGTCTGCGTCATAGTGTTTACAAACTTGTTGAACACTACGTACAGACGATCCAGTTTGCCTTCGTTGTAAGCATCTAGCATTACACGTACTGTCCCGATCAGGTCAGCGAGCTTTGGCGCATCGCCTAAACCTGAAGCATGGGCAGATACTTGACCGCCAAAGCTTTTGAAAAACTGAACACTACGAGCACCGATTGGGCAGAATTCAAATTCTGCACCTTGCTCTTTCCAGCTTTTCACGTCTGAAACAACCTTTTTAAAGAGGTTGACGTTCAAACCACCACAAAGGCCACGGTCGGTTGCTACAACAATGTAACCAACCCGCTTGGCCTCTCTCACCTCTAAGTAGGGGTGTTTATACTCGAGAGAACCTTGCGCTACGTGACCGATCACCTTACGCATGCTTTCCGCGTATGGACGGCTTGCAGCCATGCGTTCCTGCGCTCTGCGCATTTTGCTGGCTGCCACCATTTCCATGGCGGACGTGATCTTCTGAGTGTTTTTCACACTCGCGATCTTGGTTTTAATCTCTTTAGCGCCGGCCATCTCTACTCTCCAATCTGGACCTGAGGTGCCTTAAGACACCTCTATCATTGTTACCAGGTTTGGGTTGCTACGAACTTGTCGAGGCCAGCTTTTAATTCAGCTTCGATATCGGCGTTATAATCGCCAGTCTCGTTGATAAGCTTGATTAAAGCAGCATGCTCGCTGTTCATGTACGAGAGCAGAGCGGCTTCGAAATCACCAACTTTTTTCAGCTCAACGCCCTTCAGGTAACCTTTTTCAGCTGCGAAAATTGACACAGCTTGAGCGGCTACGCTCATAGGAGCATATTGTTTTTGCTTCATCAGTTCGGTAACACGCACACCATGCTCAAGTTGAGCACGAGTTGCATCGTCTAAGTCAGATGCAAACTGTGAGAACGCAGCAAGTTCACGATACTGTGCAAGAGCGGTACGAATACCACCAGACAGTTTCTTGATGATCTTAGTCTGAGCCGCACCACCAACACGAGAAACAGAAATACCTGGGTTAACCGCTGGACGTAAGCCAGAGTTAAACAGATCGGTCTCAAGGAAGATCTGACCGTCAGTAATAGAAATTACGTTAGTCGGTACGAATGCAGATACGTCACCCGCCTGAGTTTCAATAATAGGCAGCGCGGTTAAAGAACCGGTTTGACCTGTTACAGCACCCTTAGTGAACTTCTCTACATATTCTTCGTTTACGCGTGAAGCACGCTCTAATAAACGAGAGTGTAGATAGAATACGTCACCAGGATAAGCTTCACGGCCTGGTGGACGCTTCAGCAGTAACGAGATCTGACGGTAAGCAACAGCTTGCTTAGACAGGTCATCGTATACGATCAGAGCATCTTCACCGCGGTCGCGGAAGTATTCACCCATAGCACAACCAGAGTATGGTGCTAAGTATTGCAGTGCTGCAGCTTCAGAAGCTGTTGCTACTACAACGATAGTGTTAGCTAATGCACCGTGCTCTTCTAGCTTGCGTACTACGTTAGCGATAGTAGAAGCCTTTTGGCCTACTGCTACGTACACACATTTGATGCCAGAATCGCGCTGGTTGATGATTGCGTCGATCGCCATCGCTGTTTTACCAGTTTGACGGTCGCCAATGATCAATTCACGTTGGCCACGACCGATTGGGATCATAGCGTCAACGGCTTTATAACCAGTTTGAACTGGTTGATCTACTGACTTACGCTCGATAACACCTGGTGCGATCACTTCAACAGGAGAGAAACCATCGTTATCGATAGCGCCTTTTCCGTCAATTGGCTCACCCAGAGTGTTAACTACACGGCCTAACAGGCCGCGACCGACTGGAACTTCCAGAATACGGCCAGTAGTTTTAACTTTTACGCCCTCTGCTAAATCAGCATAAGGACCCATTACTACGGCACCGACAGAATCACGTTCAAGGTTCAACGCGATTGCAAAACGGCTACCAGGCAGTTCGATCATTTCACCTTGCATCACATCGGCCAGGCCGTGGATGCGGATAATGCCGTCACTTACCGCAACGATAGTACCTTCGTTACGAGATTCGCTAACGACTTCGAACTGCTCGATCCGCTGCTTAATCAGATCGCTGATTTCAGTGGAATTCAGTTGCATGCTCAAACTCCCAATTACGACTGCAGCTTTTCAGACAGACGCGATAACTTACCGCGGACAGAGCCATCAATGACTAAGTCACCTGCCTTAATAATTACACCGGCGATGAGCGCGGCGTCAGTGCTGCAATTCAGCTTAACTTTGCGTGCGAGACGTTTCTCTAAAGAATTACTGATCTGCTGCTGTTGTTCAGAGCTGAGCTCAGCTGCAGAAACCACATCGGCTTCCACTTCTTTTGCCCACTCATTACGGTATTGAGCAAAAAGCTCAGATACAGCAGGTAGTACCTTTAAGCGACCGTTTTCAGCCATTACCTTTATCAAGTTCTGACCTTGCTCATTGATTTGCTCACCACACACACTAATAAAGAGTGCAGCAAGTTTAGTACTGGCTAAAGAACCAGTTAGCAGTGGCTGCATGGTTTCGTTTTCACTAACCAGTGCGGCGAACGTAAGCATTTCTGCCCAGGTATCCACTGCATTGTGTTCAACAGCAACGTCAAAAGCTGCCTTTGCGTAAGGGCGAGCGATGGTGGTTAATTCAGCCATAACTCAAACTCCCTTATCAAATTTCAGCGACTAGTTTATTAACTATGTCACTGTGGGCGGCTGGATCAATAGAACGCTCAAGGATCTTCTCAGCACCCATGATGGCAAGAGTAGCAACCTGCTTACGCAGATCCTCTTTCACGCGATTACGTTCAGCTTCAATTTCTGCTTTACCCTGAGCGATGATTTTTGCACGCTCAGCGTCTGCTTCGGCTTTAGCTTCTTCAACTATTTGAGCTTTACGCTTGTTAGCTTGCTCAATAATTTCGTTAGCAGTCACCTTGGCTTCTTTTAGTTGGTCAGTCGCTTTCGCTTGAGCCAACTCTAGGTCTTTTACCGCACGATCAGCATCAGCTAGACCGTCAGCAATCCTTTTTTGGCGCGCTTCGATGGCATTCATCAAAGGGGGCCATACAAACTTCATGCAGAACCACACGAAGATGATAAAGGCGACCGTCTGACCGATTAGGGTAGCGTTGAAATTCACAACAGCCTCCTATTTAGAGTTAAGACAGAAGCGTTTTCTTACAGCATTGCACCCAGTGGGTTGGTGAACAGCATGAATAATGCGATACCAACACCGATCATTGTTACGGCGTCTAACAGACCCGCTAC comes from the Shewanella mangrovisoli genome and includes:
- the atpD gene encoding F0F1 ATP synthase subunit beta; translated protein: MSTGTVVQVIGAVVDVEFPQDAVPQVYDALTITGEGSCNGLVLEVQQQLGGGVVRTIAMGTSDGLRRGLEVVNSGSPISVPVGTATLGRIMNVLGDPIDEAGAIGEEERYVIHRSAPSYEEQSNTTELLETGIKVIDLVCPFAKGGKVGLFGGAGVGKTVNMMELINNIAKAHSGLSVFAGVGERTREGNDFYYEMKDSGVLDKVAMVYGQMNEPPGNRLRVALTGLTMAEKFRDEGRDVLLFVDNIYRYTLAGTEVSALLGRMPSAVGYQPTLAEEMGVLQERITSTKTGSITSVQAVYVPADDLTDPSPATTFAHLDATVVLSRQIASLGIYPAVDPLDSTSRQLDPLVVGQEHYDVANGVQTVLQRYKELKDIIAILGMDELSDEDKMTVSRARKIERFLSQPFHVAEVFTGSPGKYVSLKDTIRGFKGILSGEFDHIPEQAFYMVGSIDEAVEKANKKK
- the atpF gene encoding F0F1 ATP synthase subunit B, translated to MNFNATLIGQTVAFIIFVWFCMKFVWPPLMNAIEARQKRIADGLADADRAVKDLELAQAKATDQLKEAKVTANEIIEQANKRKAQIVEEAKAEADAERAKIIAQGKAEIEAERNRVKEDLRKQVATLAIMGAEKILERSIDPAAHSDIVNKLVAEI
- the atpH gene encoding F0F1 ATP synthase subunit delta, producing the protein MAELTTIARPYAKAAFDVAVEHNAVDTWAEMLTFAALVSENETMQPLLTGSLASTKLAALFISVCGEQINEQGQNLIKVMAENGRLKVLPAVSELFAQYRNEWAKEVEADVVSAAELSSEQQQQISNSLEKRLARKVKLNCSTDAALIAGVIIKAGDLVIDGSVRGKLSRLSEKLQS
- the atpG gene encoding F0F1 ATP synthase subunit gamma, with translation MAGAKEIKTKIASVKNTQKITSAMEMVAASKMRRAQERMAASRPYAESMRKVIGHVAQGSLEYKHPYLEVREAKRVGYIVVATDRGLCGGLNVNLFKKVVSDVKSWKEQGAEFEFCPIGARSVQFFKSFGGQVSAHASGLGDAPKLADLIGTVRVMLDAYNEGKLDRLYVVFNKFVNTMTQTPVIEQLLPLPKSEDDEVAHRWDYIYEPDPKALLDTLLVRYVESQVYQGVVENIASEQAARMVAMKAATDNAGTLIDDLQLVYNKARQAAITQELSEIVSGASAV
- a CDS encoding TonB-dependent receptor, which translates into the protein MVFKYSVVGLAVGSALMAMPVMAEAPNDENIERINVTGRTFNDYKVGSASGAMRGDIDLMDTPQSVNVIPDFVTDEQLATNLAEVLVNDSSVTAGTTRWNRQVFSIRGFELDSGNGYLINGHQQWSHYVQPIETLQQVEVLKGPSSMLYGQSGPGGLVNMVTKKPTYDSMLNLGFDTDGYGSTRAQLDAGGSLNEAQSIRYRGVLVKQDTKYWREYSTTDENQERDRWLGYLNLEFDISDDLLLSLKYDHTQDKTGIDAGGWLDKQGNVVGQRKTIWDAPWAFTDNTVSNLGADLTWHMSDDWKVKLGYNDQQFNRQRFDSAPQYNEDPFTSGYSIRPFDRYDDWQHKTAYVDFTGEFALAGMEHQLLIGANYLDYFYQQQIARGAAQTVIPGQPVIQPDLDYHTGKKGTPNEYKYYGFYLQDLMTINEQWKLLAGVRYDEQKKDGFGENSYAVSPKFGVIYSPMTNGSIYVNYSKSFTPQGGITDPLNVNHDTNLKPEYGIQYEVGTKWELFDDSLLLTAAVFDVTLENISINEVLTASDPRSEDGKYTSITTQGGEQKHRGFEVGAQGKLGDSWFVTSSMMYLDAEYQTGDEREGKTPIDAPEWSANIWTRYEVTDNFAMNFGAIYVGERFADVNNTISKDGYVRFDIGAAYTMDIMGKDVSIRANVRNLFDTDYIDGGQYNMVTLGQDRNFSVALEAKF
- the glmU gene encoding bifunctional UDP-N-acetylglucosamine diphosphorylase/glucosamine-1-phosphate N-acetyltransferase GlmU; its protein translation is MALNVVILAAGKGTRMRSDLPKVLHPIAHKSMVQHVIDTAHSIGSNAIQLVYGYGADKLKSALGEQQLNWMLQAEQLGTGHAVAQAIPNIDDNDTVLILYGDVPLIQASTLEALLAARPDNGVAILTVNLTNPTGYGRIVREHGKVVGIVEQKDANAEQLAINEINTGIMAVPGKALKTWLGRLSNNNAQGEYYLTDIIAMAHADGVEINTAQPQSAIEVEGANNRVQLAQLERAYQAREAEKLMIAGANLRDPSRIDIRGEVTVGMDVMVDVNVIFEGKVVIGNNVSIGAGAILIDCEIADNAEIKPYSIIEGAKLGVAASAGPFARLRTGAELMQDAHIGNFVEMKKAVLGVGSKAGHLAYLGDAQIGAGVNIGAGTITCNYDGANKHLTVIEDNVFVGSDTQLVAPVTIGKGATLGAGSTITRDVGEDELVITRVKQKHLTGWQRPVKIKK
- a CDS encoding F0F1 ATP synthase subunit epsilon, which gives rise to MAAMTVQLDIVSAESSIFSGRVASLQVTGSEGELGIMHGHAPLLSYIKPGMARIVKQDGSEEVFYLSGGLLEVQPSSVSVLADVVMRAKDIDEQAALEAKRRAEAHMATAGADFNYDAAMVELAKAMAQLRVVETIKKNIAR
- the atpA gene encoding F0F1 ATP synthase subunit alpha, with protein sequence MQLNSTEISDLIKQRIEQFEVVSESRNEGTIVAVSDGIIRIHGLADVMQGEMIELPGSRFAIALNLERDSVGAVVMGPYADLAEGVKVKTTGRILEVPVGRGLLGRVVNTLGEPIDGKGAIDNDGFSPVEVIAPGVIERKSVDQPVQTGYKAVDAMIPIGRGQRELIIGDRQTGKTAMAIDAIINQRDSGIKCVYVAVGQKASTIANVVRKLEEHGALANTIVVVATASEAAALQYLAPYSGCAMGEYFRDRGEDALIVYDDLSKQAVAYRQISLLLKRPPGREAYPGDVFYLHSRLLERASRVNEEYVEKFTKGAVTGQTGSLTALPIIETQAGDVSAFVPTNVISITDGQIFLETDLFNSGLRPAVNPGISVSRVGGAAQTKIIKKLSGGIRTALAQYRELAAFSQFASDLDDATRAQLEHGVRVTELMKQKQYAPMSVAAQAVSIFAAEKGYLKGVELKKVGDFEAALLSYMNSEHAALIKLINETGDYNADIEAELKAGLDKFVATQTW